A stretch of the Myripristis murdjan chromosome 24, fMyrMur1.1, whole genome shotgun sequence genome encodes the following:
- the cenpe gene encoding centromere-associated protein E isoform X1: MTEESAVKVCVRVRPLIEREESAATENAEPVQLYWKAEKKSIQQIDDGNPTKTFSFDRVFSSEETTHQLYQDIAKPLVVSTVEGYNGTIFAYGQTSSGKTFTMMGSDLVPGVIPLAMEDVFQTIKNFPKKEFLLRVSYMEIYNETVTDLLVDSWKRKPLEVRETINKNVYVADLTEELVTSPAQALAWIRKGEKNRHYGKTKMNQRSSRSHTIFRMILESRERSDPASGENADGAIIVSHLNLVDLAGSERASQTGAEGARFKEGCNINRSLFTLGQVIKKLSDESQRGFTNYRDSKLTRILQNSLGGNAKTVIICTITPAALDETVSTLQFASTAKNMKNDPHVTEVSDDGALLKRYRNEIVDLKRRLQEVSSITHTTATEKKVLSQLLQEKDQLQREQEDRIRNLTKLLVTSSNFVPVPKMPKRRVTWGGKLLRMAQASESDMGLSDLSFAESVTRKRKAERSCLTELAEDDEDFDSRWEIPEEPSYDAEMNQSSVTVHSFGDSPKDFISPNRIHELSDKVSNLEVQLELETNQKDQAVMKAQTLDAKVAELEEQLKTEAQQKQEAQEKIETVEQRLGELDLKLQSEAQEKQDATEWVEMLELKVADLERQLAQQSQVPSETEQMRKEFAETIQLCETLVSEKEMVTAERDYLKQELGLFMEQTVTLEKENTALSKELEEKKEMDEFRYLEETCRNEHENELKNEISSLKNAVESSELKCQELEAKLQAMSEELKKKAEWAAELQSMNDKDLVQQVTQLRRSLDDAEGLSRDTKKEWAVLRSQNIALKERDEALTASYEKMEAEVTGLRSELEAEKSRYKKMQMDLQKELNVAFDENTKLTTLLDGKVPKNLIDSVELERTVANLNKELAASRDTEGALQAQLEEMASLRDLPDKVKNLMKQVSELTEELCSVQTQRDSLLSAQAQSQEEVEQLRDSLQTSQDEIIRIQGDLGTAELREQDLSQRFAAATEQLERFRSELEHSEAEKSQLLATVEETHLRLDEGDQQRASLEEKLNEVQQLMKDLEEKLADSELSRTTEEEIGKELQEQLNQATEELQRLQTEKDAFLSEKTSAVQSSAEEMENLLSKVASLTEERDQLKMDLQENVKMLNQVTEELQSVGAEKDQLLSEKTSAVQTSAEEMENLLSKVASLTEERDQLKMDLQANVERLTELTEELQSVRAEKDALLSEKTSAVQTSPEEMENLLSKVASLTEERDQLKMDLQENVEMMIENQEELRTALEKNREQKERLKQLETAQMSTQDSLTNEKHALQLEELQNQIKALTEELQSVRAERDSLLSERAANPQTSGGETEQLLSKVTSLSEERDQLQEILEGLKEEKRQLKADLEERMEMMQSDLQQQLDSGQQNLKEEQDAQKLLQIQQLEEQLERTKEEMSQLRIDLKENVEMMIENQEELRVAQEKIRVLEDEINRLQTEKAELESRQGNGSGAEIPFQLEELQNQSSQIQQLTAEIESVRAERDTLLSERAANLHTSGDETEQLLSKVTSLSEERDQLQEILEGLREEKRQLKADLEERMETLQVQLEQLHASLQTVTEQKSQLESDLQQNTEMAATSQILLHSIQEELREQKQKNSDLEKLGQEKECSFDQQSLQIQQLTAEIESVRAERDTLLSERAANLQTSGDETEQLLSKVTSLSEERDQLQEILEGLREEKRQLKADLEERMETLQVQLEQLHTSLQTVTEQKSQLESDLQQNTEMAATSQILLQSVQEELQEQKQKNSDLEKLGQEKECCFDQQMRTLTEKLESIQAERDGLLSEKAASLHDTEEMKRLLLQMEEELKQEKIQRKADMEEKMEKISVIQEKLKEQEDLSMQAEEVAQLQHEIQQLKTEQTNITEENSQLQRELQDKTEMINQAQVLLKQQQHLNAHLQEEKEQQEAQLRKQVQQLQEELHILKERQSHAKAEAEASHQLLSEANTTISVLKGQISSLDQSSNGTSEAKEGGLSARLQDSTLQLQERFSRFQLFKNSCSEFRVGIAPLDHALRVQDSLMHPHLTTLPNPTIKTYSAVRKLWMQTIRTLGNITKLPLMACDYKRSFQELVKKDLAVFEERRLQDVLLCRVQAPSYSVKEEDLQTLWEHRLSELLDKREFYLQKMDSLLEKLEATMTTYSGDLSEGLREKERFSEQLQALLTMQPLNLSTLDSVLSCELSHCSAVAHSKKMILQGMLDEHIAQSKELEQLEMQADVQLREERSKTSTLLQMLESAPLKTEADLLSDNQQLALQLQQSEKEVKAMNVKIVQLEEAQVKAKDLVSNHKQATQLLQTELQDARAQVSEKGNTIQSLKKKLQEAEDYAKKNASPSAIELEKLRDQVVKMKVELTSASSKHQEEIKKMNTLLNIKEESLRKLKETLRKSQQDGEESILQGKDLYDRLTNSKGLIVQSSILLEKTKLEEEVKLLQVKIAELESLVSSQQAEIAKWKSRAIKLKEKSKVVVDKPLSPCTPTKRRLPMTSDCSNFITSPKRFLGTPKKTLDSPKMVDSPKKLLSCPDSPKTRFFDGTESLTRNCPKQFFDNSNLGTLPEISCAPSVADEASLGAEEDVATGAEKREEWWPLSPKQADLCKNQ; the protein is encoded by the exons ATGACAGAAGAGTCTGCTGTTAAAGTTTGTGTTCGTGTCCGGCCGCTGATCGAGCG AGAGGAATCTGCTGCCACAGAGAATGCCGAGCCTGTGCAGCTGTATTGGAAAGCTGAAAAGAAATCCATTCAACAGATTGATGATGGGAACCCAACAAAAACCTTTAGTTTTG ACCGAGTGTTCAGTTCTGAGGAAACAACGCACCAGCTGTATCAGGACATTGCAAAGCCATTGGTTGTCTCAACTGTGGAGGGATACAATG GTACCATATTTGCCTACGGGCAGACCTCCTCTGGAAAGACTTTCACCATGATGGGGAGTGACCTTGTTCCAGGAGTGATACCTCTGGCCATGGAAGATGTTTTCCAGACAATCAAAAAT TTTCCGAAGAAGGAGTTCTTGCTCAGGGTTTCTTACATGGAAATCTACAATGAAACTGTAACCGATCTACTTGTTGATAGCTGGAAAAGAAAGCCTCTGGAAGTTCGGGAGACCATCAAT AAAAATGTGTATGTGGCTGACCTGACTGAGGAACTGGTGACTTCTCCTGCGCAAGCCCTGGCATGGATTCGGAAAGGAGAAA AAAATCGACATTACggaaagacaaaaatgaaccaGCGAAGCAGTCGCTCACACACAATTTTCCGAATG ATCTTGGAGAGCCGAGAAAGGAGTGACCCAGCATCAGGCGAAAATGCTGACGGGGCCATTATTGTGTCCCATTTG AATTTAGTTGATCTGGCTGGATCAGAGAGAGCAAGTCAAACAGGAGCAGAAG GCGCACGTTTCAAGGAAGGTTGCAATATCAATCGTAGCCTGTTCACACTTGGCCAAGTGATCAAGAAGCTGTCTGATGAGAGCCAGAG GGGTTTCACAAACTATAGAGACAGTAAGCTGACCCGCATCCTGCAGAATTCACTGGGTGGGAATGCCAAAACAGTCATCATCTGCACAATCACCCCCGCCGCGTTGGATGAAACAGTCAGCACTCTTCAG TTTGCCAGCACTGCCAAGAACATGAAGAACGACCCTCATGTCACAGAGGTGTCAGATGACGGAGCTCTCCTCAAAAGGTATCGCAACGAAATAGTGGACCTCAAACGGCGGCTTCAAGAG GTTTcctcaatcacacacaccacGGCGACCGAGAAGAAGGTTCTCTCTCAACTCCTGCAGGAGAAGGATCAGCTccagagagaacaagaggatAGGATCAGGAACCTCACCAAACTTCTCGTCACCAGCTCAAACTTTGTTCCCGTCCCAAAG ATGCCAAAACGAAGGGTTACATGGGGTGGAAAGCTGCTTCGGATGGCCCAAGCATCAGAAAGTGATATGGGTCTGTCAGATCTCAGTTTTGCTGAATCTGTCACCCGGAAGAGGAAAGCTGAACGGTCTTGCTTAACAGAGCTGGCTGAAG ATGACGAGGACTTTGATTCTCGTTGGGAAATTCCAGAAGAGCCTTCGTATGATGCAGAGATGAATCAGAGCTCTGTGACTGTTCATAGCTTTGGAGACAG cCCCAAAGATTTTATATCTCCAAACCGGATACATGAGCTTTCAGATAAAGTGTCCAACCTAGAGGTGCAGCTGGAACTGGAGACTAATCAGAAAGATCAGGCTGTGATGAAGGCACAAACATTAGATGCAAAAGTGGCCGAGTTGGAAGAACAGCTGAAGACGGAGGCCCAGCAGAAACAGGAGGCCCAGGAGAAAATTGAGACGGTGGAACAGAGACTGGGGGAGCTGGACCTCAAGCTCCAAAGTGAAGCTCAGGAGAAGCAAGATGCCACCGAGTGGGTGGAAATGTTGGAGTTAAAAGTAGCAGATCTGGAAAGACAGCTCGCCCAACAGAGCCAAGTGCCCAGTGAAACTGAACAG ATGAGAAAGGAATTTGCTGAGACCATCCAGTTGTGTGAGACCCTGGTTTCAGAGAAG GAAATGGTGACTGCTGAGCGAGACTATCTGAAGCAGGAGCTCGGCCTCTTCATGGAGCAGACGGTAACCCTTGAAAAAGAGAACACTGCACTTTCAAAGGAactggaggaaaagaaagagatggaCGAGTTCAGATATCTTGAAGAGACGTGCAGGAATGAGCATGAA AATgagttaaaaaatgaaatttcctCCTTGAAGAATGCTGTTGAATCCTCTGAACTGAAATGCCAGGAGCTTGAG gctaAACTACAAGCCATGTCTgaggagctgaagaagaagGCTGAGTGGGCAGCGGAGCTTCAGAGTATG AATGACAAGGACttggtgcagcaggtgacacAGCTGCGTCGCTCCCTGGATGATGCAGAGGGACTCAGCCGAGACACTAAAAAGGAATGGGCTGTCCTGCGCAGCCAAAACATTGCCCTCAAGGAGAGGGAT GAGGCCCTTACTGCAAGCTATGAGAAAATGGAGGCGGAGGTAACTGGCCTGCGCAGTGAACTTGAGGCAGAGAAATCACGCtacaaaaaaatgcagatgGACCTCCAGAAAGAGCTAAACGTTGCCTTTGATGAGAACACCAAGCTCACTACTCTCCTGGATGGCAAAGTCCCCAAAA ACCTTATTGACAGTGTGGAACTTGAAAGAACCGTGGCTAACCTCAATAAGGAGCTGGCGGCATCTCGTGACACAGAGGGAGCCCTCCAAGCCCAGCTGGAGGAGATGGCTTCACTCCGGGACCTTCCAGATAAAGTGAAGAACCTGATGAAGCAA GTGTCTGAGCTCACAGAGGAGCTGTGCAGTGTTCAAACCCAGAGAGACAGTCTTCTCTCTGCCCAAGCTCAGAGCCAAGAAGAAGTTGAGCAGCTCAGGGACTCCCTGCAGACATCCCAGGATGAAATTATCAGAATCCAGGGAGACCTGGGCACtgcagagctgagggaacaggaCTTGAGCCAGAGGTTTGCCGCTGCCACCGAGCAGCTGGAGAGGTTTCGCTCAGAGCTGGAGCACTCTGAGGCTGAGAAGAGCCAGCTCCTGGCTACTGTGGAAGAGACTCACCTGAGG cTTGATGAGGGTGACCAGCAACGAGCATCACTTGAAGAAAAACTGAATGAGGTGCAACAACTGATGAAGGATTTGGAGGAAAAGCTCGCTGACAGTGAACTTTCCAGaaccacagaggaagagattGGCAAAGAACTTCAAGAACAA TTAAACCAGGCGACTGAGGAGCTTCAGAGACTGCAAACTGAGAAAGATGCTTTCCTGTCTGAGAAGACATCCGCTGTTCAGAGTTCTGCAGAGGAGATGGAAAATCTGCTCTCTAAAGTGGCTTCCCTCACTGAGGAGAGGGACCAGCTCAAGATGGACCTgcaggaaaatgtgaaaatg CTGAACCAGGTGACTGAGGAGCTTCAGAGCGTTGGAGCTGAGAAGGACCAGCTTTTATCTGAGAAGACATCCGCTGTCCAGACTTCTGCAGAGGAGATGGAAAATCTGCTCTCTAAAGTGGCTTCCctcactgaggagagagaccagCTCAAGATGGACCTGCAGGCAAATGTAGAGAGG TTAACTGAGCTGACTGAGGAGCTCCAGAGTGTGCGAGCCGAGAAAGACGCTCTCCTGTCTGAGAAGACATCCGCTGTTCAGACTTCTCCAGAGGAGATGGAAAATCTGCTCTCTAAAGTGGCTTCCCTCACTGAGGAGAGGGACCAGCTCAAGATGGACCTGCAGGAAAATGTGGAGATG ATGATTGAGAATCAGGAGGAGCTCAGGACAGCCCTGGAGAAGAATCGAGAGCAGAAGGAGCGTCTCAAACAACTGGAGACTGCACAGATGTCCACGCAGGACAGCCTTACCAATGAGAAGCATGCACTTCAGTTAGAGGAGCTGCAAAATCAA ATAAAGGCCCTAACTGAGGAGCTTCAGAGTGTGCGAGCAGAAAGAGACAGTCTGCTGTCTGAGAGAGCGGCCAACCCGCAAACGTCTGGAGGAGAGACGGAGCAGCTGCTCTCTAAAGTGACGTCTCTCTCTGAGGAGCGAGACCAGCTCCAGGAGATACTGGAGGGactgaaagaggagaagaggcagCTGAAAGCAGacctggaggagaggatggaaatG ATGCAGAGTGACTTGCAGCAGCAGTTAGACTCTGGGCAGCAAAACCTGAAAGAAGAACAAGATGCTCAAAAGCTTCTGCAG ATCCAGCAGCTTGAGGAGCAGCTTGAGAGAACCAAAGAGGAGATGAGCCAGCTGAGGATTGACCTTAAGGAGAATGTGGAGATG ATGATTGAGAACCAAGAGGAACTCAGGGTGGCTCAAGAGAAGATCAGAGTTCTTGAAGACGAAATCAACCGCCTGCAAACTGAGAAGGCAGAGCTGGAGAGTAGACAAGGCAACGGGAGTGGCGCAGAAATTCCCTTCCAACTAGAAGAGCTTCAAAACCAG tccTCACAGATTCAGCAGTTGACTGCGGAGATTGAGAGTGTgcgagcagagagagacactcTGCTGTCTGAGAGAGCGGCCAACCTGCACACTTCTGGAGACGAGACGGAGCAGCTGCTCTCTAAAGTGACGTCTCTCTCTGAGGAGCGAGACCAGCTCCAGGAGATACTGGAGGgactgagagaggagaagaggcagCTGAAAGCAGacctggaggagaggatggaaacGCTGCAAGttcag TTGGAGCAGCTACATGCCTCTCTGCAGACGGTCACAGAGCAGAAGAGCCAGCTGGAGAGTGATCTGCAGCAGAACACGGAAATG GCTGCAACAAGCCAAATTCTTCTACACTCCATTCAAGAGGAGCTCCGAGAACAGAAGCAAAAGAACTCTGACTTGGAGAAACTGGGTCAAGAGAAGGAATGCTCTTTCGATCAACAG TCCTTACAGATTCAGCAGTTGACTGCGGAGATTGAGAGTGTgcgagcagagagagacactcTGCTGTCTGAGAGAGCGGCCAACCTGCAGACTTCTGGAGACGAGACGGAGCAGCTGCTCTCTAAAGTGACGTCTCTCTCTGAGGAGCGAGACCAGCTCCAGGAGATACTGGAGGgactgagagaggagaagaggcagCTGAAAGCAGacctggaggagaggatggaaacACTGCAAgttcag TTGGAGCAGCTACATACCTCTCTGCAGACGGTCACAGAGCAGAAGAGCCAGCTGGAGAGTGATCTGCAGCAGAACACGGAAATG GCTGCAACGAGTCAAATTCTTCTACAGTCCGTTCAAGAGGAGCTCCAAGAACAGAAGCAAAAGAACTCTGACTTGGAGAAACTGGGTCAAGAGAAGGAATGCTGTTTCGATCAACAG ATGAGGACTTTAACAGAGAAACTGGAGAGCATTCAGGCGGAGAGAGATGGCCTCCTGTCTGAGAAGGCAGCCAGCCTCCACGACACAGAAGAGATGAAGAGGCTGCTCCTGCAGATGGAGGAGGAACTGAAACAGGAGAAGATCCAGCGCAAAGcagacatggaggaaaaaatggaaaag ATCTCTGTCATCCAGGAGAAGCTGAAAGAGCAGGAGGATTTGAGCATGCAGGCTGAGGAAGTGGCCCAGCTGCAACATGAA ATCCAGCAACTgaaaactgaacaaacaaatattaCAGAGGAGAACAGTCAGCTCCAGAGAGAACTGCAGGACAAAACGGAGATG ATTAATCAGGCCCAAGTTTtattaaaacagcagcaacatttgAATGCCCATCTGCAAGAAGAGAAGGAGCAGCAAGAGGCCCAATTAAGAAAACAG GTGCAGCAGCTACAGGAGGAGCTGCACATACTCAAGGAAAGGCAAAGTCATGCGAAAGCCGAGGCTGAGGCTTCACATCAG TTGCTCAGTGAAGCAAACACAACCATCTCAGTGCTCAAAGGGCAGATCAGTAGCTTGGATCAAAGCAGCAATGGCACCAGCGAAGCAAAAGAGGGAGGATTGTCTGCAAGGCTGCAGGATTCTACTCTGCAGCTTCAG GAGAGGTTCAGTAGATTCCAGCTCTTTAAGAACAGTtgttcagagttcagagttGGCATCGCACCTCTGGACCATGCCTTAAGAGTTCAAGATTCTCTGATGCACCCCCACTTGACCACTCTACCAAACCCCACAATTAAGACATACAGCGCTGTCCGTAAACTGTGGATGCAGACTATTAGGACACTTGGGAATATTACG AAACTGCCTCTCATGGCCTGTGACTATAAGAGGTCATTTCAGGAGTTGGTGAAGAAAGACCTGGCTGTGTTTGAGGAGAGGCGGCTGCAGGACGTTCTGCTGTGCAGGGTGCAGGCTCCCAGCTACTCTGTGAAGGAGGAGGACCTGCAGACCCTGTGGGAACACAGACTCTCTGAGCTGCTGGACAAGAGGGAATTTTACCTGCAG AAAATGGACAGCCTTCTGGAGAAACTTGAGGCCACCATGACTACTTATTCAGGCGACTTGTCAGAGGggctgagagagaaggagaggttCAGCGAGCAGCTACAAGCGTTGCTCACCATGCAGCCTCTCAATCTGAGCACACTGGACAGCGTCCTGAGCTGCGAACTTAGCCACTGCTCTGCAGTAGCGCACAGCAAGAAGATGATTTTGCAG GGCATGCTTGATGAACACATTGCCCAGTCCAAAGAGCTAGAACAGCTAGAAATGCAGGCCGATGTGCAgctgagagaagagaggagcaaGACCTCGACTCTGCTGCAGATGCTAGAGAGCGCTCCTTTGAAAACGGAGGCTGACCTTCTGAGTGACAATCAGCAACTTGCCCTGCAACTTCAGCAATCTGAGAAAGAAGTCAAA gcTATGAATGTAAAGATTGTGCAGTTGGAGGAGGCCCAGGTCAAAGCCAAAGATTTGGTCTCCAACCACAAACAGGCCACCCAACTCCTGCAGACAGAGCTGCAGGATGCCCGAGCACAAGTCTCAGAGAAAGGAAACACTATCCAGTCCCTCAAGAAAAAACTGCAGGAGGCGGAG GATTATGCAAAGAAAAACGCATCGCCCAGTGCTATTGAGCTGGAAAAACTGCGGGACCAAGTGGTCAAGATGAAGGTGGAGCTGACCTCAGCATCTTCTAAACACCAAGAAGA